Proteins encoded together in one Lathyrus oleraceus cultivar Zhongwan6 chromosome 5, CAAS_Psat_ZW6_1.0, whole genome shotgun sequence window:
- the LOC127085495 gene encoding transcription factor bHLH94 has protein sequence MALETVVFPQDPFNYTYKDNYFNLLSNDYGNTSTLQAEEQENVLLGIINNNNNIVEQQNLHANWDSCSVKDQWEYSHSSSPEICTVDQTIKAPPSTTVEAATETPTCRRKRRRIKSAKNKEEIENQRMTHITVERNRRKQMNEYLNVLRSLMPSSYVQRGDQASIIGGAINFVKELEQLLQSMGGQKKTKENISLNGPPFSEFFTFPQYTTHNNNNNNVTMEQKQCAVADIEVTMVDSHANIKILSKKQSGHLMKIVLALQNLRLTILHLNVTTIDQMVLYSVSVKVEEGSQLNSVDEIAAAVNQLLRTVQQELAYQST, from the exons ATGGCACTTGAAACCGTTGTTTTTCCTCAAGATCCATTCAATTATACTTATAAGGATAATTACTTCAACTTATTAAGTAATGACTATGGTAATACTAGTACTTTACAAGCTGAAGAACAAGAGAATGTTCTCCTAGgaatcatcaacaacaacaacaacatagtAGAGCAACAAAATCTCCATGCAAATTGGGATTCTTGTTCGGTTAAAGATCAATGGGAGTATTCACACTCTTCTTCTCCTGAAATCTGCACCGTTGATCAAACTATCAAAGCTCCTCCTTCTACAACAGTGGAAGCAGCTACAGAAACTCCCACGTGTCGGAGAAAACGACGTCGTATCAAAAGTGCGAAGAACAAAGAGGAAATTGAAAACCAAAGGATGACTCATATCACAGTTGAAAGAAATCGTAGAAAACAAATGAATGAGTACTTGAACGTGCTTCGATCTTTGATGCCTTCTTCTTATGTTCAAAGG GGCGACCAAGCTTCAATTATTGGGGGAGCAATAAACTTCGTAAAAGAGTTAGAACAACTTTTACAGTCGATGGGGGGCCAGaagaaaacaaaggaaaacatatCCTTAAATGGACCACCTTTTTCTGAGTTTTTCACTTTTCCTCAGTACACAACtcacaacaacaataacaacaacgtTACTATGGAACAAAAACAATGTGCTGTAGCAGACATTGAAGTCACCATGGTAGATTCTCATGCCAACATCAAAATACTTTCTAAGAAACAATCCGGACATCTCATGAAAATTGTTCTTGCCTTACAAAATCTTAGACTCACCATTCTTCATCTTAATGTCACAACTATTGATCAAATGGTTCTTTACTCAGTCAGTGTCAAG GTAGAGGAGGGGAGTCAGCTGAATAGTGTGGATGAAATTGCGGCTGCTGTGAATCAACTATTAAGGACAGTTCAACAAGAATTGGCTTATCAATCAACTTGa